Proteins co-encoded in one Erinaceus europaeus chromosome X, mEriEur2.1, whole genome shotgun sequence genomic window:
- the TCEAL3 gene encoding transcription elongation factor A protein-like 3, with amino-acid sequence MEKLYNENEGKLESEGKPDDEVEPEDEGKSEDDEMPHIKRNPEHRKCQAEGQAEDEGQPDEGKQEKQGKLKDEGKAQEEGQLESQGKPESEPRAAEKRPAEDYVPRKAKRKTDRGTEDSPKDCQENLQERHLGSEEMMRECGDMSRAQEELRKKQKMGGFHWMQRDVQDQFAPRGQRGVRGVRGGGRGQKGLHDIPYL; translated from the coding sequence ATGGAAAAACTctacaatgaaaatgaaggaaaACTGGAAAGCGAGGGAAAGCCAGATGATGAAGTAGAGCCTGAAGATGAAGGAAAGTCAGAGGATGACGAAATGCCACACATAAAGAGGAATCCTGAACACAGAAAGTGCCAGGCTGAAGGGCAGGCAGAGGATGAGGGACAGCCAGATGAGGGAAAGCAAGAAAAGCAGGGCAAGTTGAAGGATGAGGGAAAAGCCCAGGAAGAGGGTCAGCTAGAGTCCCAGGGAAAGCCAGAGAGTGAGCCCAGGGCTGCAGAAAAGCGCCCAGCTGAAGATTATGTGCCCcggaaagcaaaaaggaaaaccGACAGGGGGACAGAGGATTCCCCCAAAGACTGTCAGGAGAACCTTCAGGAGAGGCATTTGGGCAGTGAGGAGATGATGAGAGAATGTGGAGATATGTCAAGGGCTCAGGAAGAGCTAAGGAAAAAGCAGAAAATGGGAGGTTTCCACTGGATGCAAAGAGATGTGCAGGATCAGTTTGCCCCAAGGGGCCAACGTGGTGTCAGGGGAGTGAGGGGCGGAGGTCGGGGTCAGAAGGGCTTACATGATATTCCATATCTTTAA